In Phreatobacter stygius, a genomic segment contains:
- a CDS encoding autotransporter assembly complex protein TamA, producing MRSEPPVDGDELLRRAESDLPRVVDALWGSGYYAANVSIVVGGQAIALGRPAPAGLKVLLDRFKGRAVVPVEIVVDPGPLYTFSRVEIIDQRSGRPFDPTVLPGRVVSLKANEPARTASLLAAAAQLSDHFRSRSHPFVKVIRRQPTIDHRSHQVDVVLAVDPGAVAGIGGIGVTGTRDVNPAVVRSFIYAERGDPYSPKALTDIRRSVSRIEAIGGVRVREATMLDADGNLPLDVEVTERPPRVLGASVRYSTVDGPALKAYWAHRNLFGGAERLRLDADLFYLLSNQNWIGGSHRGGFTPDNIGGRLAASFVKPALGGSRNDLLIDASILRERTEFYTSNVAAATVAIRHRFTDAFSIQGGIEGQIGQSIDPLGRNNYGLVGIPLSVTYDSTDRPLDPTRGFRVTASFTPYHGFRDAPSFFGVGRIQASTYYSLDDAARYILAVRIAFASIAGGTLADIPAPMRFYAGGGGSVRGYEYKSLGPRDAFGNVVGGKSLFEASFEARIKITDTIGIVPFVDIGQAFASSLPDGSERLRIGAGLGLRYYTAIGPIRLDFAVPIARQRGERAYAVYVSLGQAF from the coding sequence TTGCGCTCCGAACCGCCTGTCGACGGCGATGAATTGTTGCGGCGCGCGGAAAGCGACCTGCCGCGCGTCGTCGATGCGTTGTGGGGCTCGGGCTATTACGCCGCCAACGTGTCGATCGTCGTTGGCGGCCAGGCGATAGCGCTGGGCCGGCCAGCGCCGGCCGGCCTCAAGGTGCTGCTCGACCGGTTCAAGGGCCGCGCCGTCGTGCCGGTCGAGATCGTCGTCGATCCCGGCCCGCTCTACACGTTCAGCCGGGTCGAGATCATCGACCAGCGCAGCGGCCGGCCCTTCGATCCCACGGTGCTGCCCGGGCGTGTCGTCTCGCTGAAGGCCAATGAACCCGCGCGCACCGCCAGCCTGCTCGCCGCCGCGGCGCAATTGTCGGACCATTTCCGCAGCCGCAGCCACCCCTTCGTCAAGGTGATCAGGCGCCAGCCGACCATCGATCATCGTTCGCATCAGGTCGATGTCGTGCTGGCCGTCGACCCCGGCGCGGTCGCCGGCATCGGCGGCATCGGTGTCACCGGCACCCGCGACGTCAATCCGGCGGTGGTGCGCTCCTTCATCTATGCCGAACGGGGCGACCCCTATTCGCCCAAGGCGCTGACCGACATTCGCAGATCGGTCTCGCGCATCGAGGCGATCGGCGGCGTCAGGGTGCGCGAGGCGACCATGCTCGATGCCGACGGCAACCTGCCGCTCGACGTCGAGGTGACCGAGCGCCCGCCGCGCGTGCTCGGCGCCTCCGTGCGCTATTCGACCGTCGACGGGCCGGCGCTGAAGGCCTATTGGGCCCATCGCAACCTGTTCGGCGGCGCCGAGCGGCTGCGGCTCGACGCCGACCTGTTCTATCTCCTGTCGAACCAGAACTGGATCGGCGGCAGCCATCGCGGCGGCTTCACGCCCGACAATATCGGCGGCCGGCTGGCCGCCTCCTTCGTCAAGCCGGCGCTCGGCGGCAGCCGCAACGACCTGTTGATCGATGCCTCGATCCTGCGCGAGCGCACCGAGTTCTATACGAGCAATGTCGCGGCCGCGACGGTGGCCATCCGCCACCGCTTCACCGACGCCTTTTCGATCCAGGGCGGCATCGAGGGCCAGATCGGTCAGTCGATCGATCCGCTCGGCCGCAACAATTATGGCCTGGTCGGCATTCCCCTGTCGGTGACCTATGACTCGACCGACCGGCCGCTCGACCCGACACGTGGCTTCCGGGTCACCGCCTCGTTCACGCCCTATCACGGCTTCCGCGATGCCCCCTCGTTCTTCGGCGTCGGACGCATCCAGGCCTCGACCTATTATTCGCTCGACGACGCCGCGCGCTACATCCTGGCGGTCAGGATTGCCTTCGCCTCGATCGCCGGCGGAACGCTTGCCGACATCCCCGCACCCATGCGCTTTTATGCCGGCGGCGGCGGCTCGGTGCGCGGTTACGAATATAAGAGCCTCGGTCCGCGCGACGCCTTCGGCAATGTCGTTGGCGGCAAGAGCCTGTTCGAGGCCTCGTTCGAGGCCCGCATCAAGATCACCGACACCATCGGCATCGTGCCTTTCGTCGATATCGGCCAGGCCTTCGCCTCGTCTTTGCCTGACGGCTCGGAGCGGCTGAGGATCGGCGCCGGCCTCGGCCTGCGTTATTATACCGCCATCGGTCCGATCCGCCTCGACTTCGCAGTGCCCATCGCCCGCCAGCGCGGCGAGCGTGCTTATGCCGTCTATGTCAGCCTCGGACAGGCCTTCTGA
- a CDS encoding translocation/assembly module TamB domain-containing protein, whose protein sequence is MTKAQGSNRFGFRRLGLGLALVAMGLMLHASVPHAQEDQGVLAGFISKLLSTPTSRVTVGAVEGPLSSDATIRNVSVADADGVFLRIDTIRLVWRRAALLAGRIEVQNLEIGKIELTRKPKGDDSAPPSDGPLLPELPVKLQVDKFSLGEMALGEPILGVAARFSASGNASLGAPSEGLQAVLDIRRLDSPGQSALRLRFTPASQQLDLSLQHDEPAGGIAARLMGLPGQPPVKLDLAGAGVLDDWRGRVAFDAGPGTDARGEARLSRSGLERRLGLDLTAHVENLLPPAVGTIFAGTTSLNGGVTFADDGAIGIERLRLASDLAELAIAGRLDASRILDVAVTARALPTANGGTRRGEASLARLVFDATAKGPVATPRVDGKLDLAGLDTPGLKLQALAATLAVEPLGTTGPQRYRIAMDGRATGVVPADRGMAEALGDNATLVVRATVDDKTIADVTEARIATPNLALGFTGRAGSTLVDGRVQGEITRLAALSTLADRRLAGRATLQVALTGDPQLSRVMARIEGRGTELSLGDPVADRLVGRQLTLAGAARTSRDGVTLDRLTAQGQHVTAVIDGGVARTGLDLTGDLSLADLTRVDPRLAGAARVNARVTGLKDDPDATLVLTAPDIRALNRPIRDLRLTLAATRLVSAPAGTLSAGGDVNGKPLILDVKGGAMADGGWRLDQLAAQLGSVSAEGQGTLDQAGLAAGRLTVSARDLDDIAPLTLTRLGGALEATVNAAANAGRQQLAITADGRRLVIGTNTLNALKADLRTEDMAGRPVLNGTASIDQLVAGGETIERIAFNARPAGEASDISLTALARGFNLAAAGKLGLGTATRLDLASFSAVRSGARIALAAPSTLVLENGQVRTDRLAIAVQGGEIELRGRFGAELDAVVNARRVPLAAVDIVAPGTGLRGTLDARATLNGPAAAPRGPFEATIKGLSAPQTRSAGVPALDITARGEAEGARASVDVRISGGAALAFTINGLVPISPQGSYDLRARGTLDAGLANATLAGTGQRVAGRVAVDGTMRGSRVRPDIQGTATLSNGAFNDPIQGVALTGIEGRVSGRGDTIVIERLTARTKNAGTISVSGRVAAEPERGFPADLKISARNAQLVSSDVADLVASLDLAVSGPLSTAPRLSGRIDVTTLEIRVPDRLPSAAEPLRDARHVAPPPQTRARLAQIARQRAASQQRRGGRAAFNAVLDLTIDAPSRVFVRGRGIDAELGGTLRLAGTSNDPRANGALELRRGRFSLLTQRLDFTRGRLTFGGGDVIPDLDFVAETRAADVTASIAVTGRATEPQFTLTSSPALPQDEVLSRLLFARASGGLSPFQAVQLAQAVAQLAGSGGGPDAFERTRRALGLNDLDVGMGAGGPTVGLTRNINDRLRVGVRAGTKPENSAVGADIDLTRRLRIQTEIGADGRAAVGIGAEIEY, encoded by the coding sequence ATGACGAAAGCGCAAGGGTCAAACCGCTTCGGTTTCCGCCGCCTCGGCCTTGGCCTCGCCCTGGTCGCCATGGGCCTGATGCTGCACGCTTCGGTGCCCCATGCACAGGAAGACCAGGGCGTTCTCGCCGGTTTCATTTCCAAGCTCCTGTCGACGCCGACCTCGCGCGTCACCGTCGGCGCGGTCGAGGGTCCGCTGTCGTCGGACGCCACCATTCGCAATGTCTCGGTCGCCGATGCCGACGGCGTCTTTCTCAGGATCGACACGATCCGCCTGGTCTGGCGCCGCGCCGCTCTGCTTGCCGGCCGCATCGAGGTGCAGAACCTCGAGATCGGCAAGATCGAACTGACCCGCAAGCCCAAGGGCGACGACAGCGCGCCGCCCTCCGACGGACCGCTATTGCCGGAACTGCCGGTCAAGCTGCAGGTCGACAAATTCAGCCTTGGCGAGATGGCGCTGGGCGAACCGATCCTCGGCGTCGCCGCGCGCTTTTCGGCCAGCGGCAATGCCAGCCTCGGCGCGCCGTCCGAGGGGCTGCAGGCCGTGCTCGACATCCGACGGCTCGATTCACCAGGCCAGTCCGCGCTGCGCCTGCGCTTTACGCCGGCCTCGCAGCAGCTCGACCTCAGCCTGCAGCATGACGAGCCGGCCGGCGGCATCGCCGCGCGGCTGATGGGGCTGCCCGGCCAGCCGCCGGTGAAGCTCGACCTCGCCGGCGCCGGCGTGCTCGACGACTGGCGCGGCCGGGTGGCTTTTGATGCCGGCCCGGGCACCGACGCGCGTGGCGAGGCGCGGCTCAGCCGCAGCGGCCTTGAACGGCGGCTCGGCCTGGACCTGACCGCCCATGTCGAAAACCTGCTGCCGCCGGCGGTCGGAACCATCTTTGCCGGCACCACCTCGCTCAATGGCGGCGTCACCTTCGCCGACGACGGCGCCATCGGCATCGAACGCTTGCGGCTGGCCTCCGATCTTGCCGAACTGGCGATCGCCGGGCGGCTCGATGCCAGCCGCATCCTCGACGTCGCGGTGACGGCCCGCGCGCTGCCGACCGCCAATGGCGGCACCCGGCGCGGCGAGGCGAGCCTTGCCCGCCTTGTCTTCGACGCCACCGCCAAGGGCCCGGTCGCGACCCCGCGGGTCGACGGCAAGCTCGATCTCGCCGGCCTCGACACACCTGGCCTCAAGCTTCAGGCGCTGGCGGCGACCCTGGCGGTCGAGCCGCTGGGCACGACCGGCCCGCAACGCTACCGGATCGCCATGGACGGCCGCGCCACCGGCGTCGTCCCGGCTGATCGGGGAATGGCCGAGGCGCTCGGCGACAACGCCACCCTGGTCGTTCGCGCGACCGTCGACGACAAGACCATTGCCGACGTGACGGAAGCGCGGATCGCCACCCCCAATCTGGCGCTCGGCTTCACCGGCCGGGCCGGCTCGACCCTGGTCGACGGCCGCGTCCAGGGCGAGATCACCAGGCTTGCGGCGCTGTCGACCCTGGCCGACCGGAGGCTCGCCGGCCGCGCCACCCTGCAGGTCGCCCTGACCGGCGATCCCCAGCTGTCGCGGGTGATGGCGCGGATCGAGGGGCGCGGCACCGAGCTTTCGCTCGGCGACCCCGTCGCCGACCGGCTGGTTGGCCGCCAGCTGACGCTTGCCGGCGCCGCCCGGACCTCACGCGACGGCGTCACCCTCGACCGGCTGACCGCCCAGGGCCAGCATGTGACGGCGGTCATCGACGGCGGTGTCGCCAGGACCGGCCTCGACCTGACCGGCGACCTCTCGCTGGCCGACCTGACGCGCGTCGACCCGCGGCTGGCCGGAGCGGCGCGCGTCAATGCCCGCGTCACCGGCCTGAAAGATGACCCTGACGCCACCCTCGTCCTGACCGCTCCCGATATCCGTGCGCTCAACCGGCCGATCCGCGACCTGCGCCTGACACTCGCCGCGACCCGCCTCGTCAGCGCCCCGGCCGGAACCTTGTCGGCCGGCGGCGACGTCAACGGCAAGCCGCTGATCCTCGACGTCAAGGGCGGCGCCATGGCCGATGGCGGCTGGCGGCTCGACCAGCTCGCCGCCCAGCTCGGCTCGGTCTCGGCGGAGGGCCAGGGCACACTCGACCAGGCTGGCCTCGCGGCCGGCCGCCTGACGGTTTCGGCACGCGATCTCGATGACATCGCGCCCCTGACCCTGACACGCCTCGGCGGCGCGCTCGAGGCGACCGTCAACGCGGCCGCCAATGCCGGGCGCCAGCAGCTCGCGATCACCGCCGACGGCCGCCGTCTGGTGATCGGGACCAACACGCTCAACGCGCTGAAAGCCGATCTGCGCACCGAGGATATGGCCGGCCGCCCCGTGCTCAACGGTACCGCCAGCATCGATCAGCTTGTCGCCGGCGGCGAGACCATCGAGCGCATCGCCTTCAATGCCCGGCCGGCGGGCGAGGCAAGCGACATCTCGCTGACGGCATTGGCCCGCGGCTTCAACCTGGCGGCCGCCGGCAAGCTCGGTCTCGGCACCGCGACGCGCCTTGACCTCGCATCCTTCAGCGCGGTGCGCTCGGGCGCCCGCATCGCGCTTGCCGCGCCGTCCACCCTGGTCCTGGAGAACGGCCAGGTTCGCACCGACCGCCTGGCCATCGCGGTGCAAGGCGGCGAGATCGAGCTCAGGGGTAGGTTCGGCGCCGAGCTCGATGCCGTCGTCAACGCGCGCCGCGTGCCGCTCGCCGCGGTCGACATCGTCGCGCCGGGCACCGGCCTGCGCGGCACGCTCGACGCCCGCGCCACGCTCAACGGGCCTGCCGCGGCGCCGCGCGGCCCGTTCGAAGCGACGATCAAGGGGCTCAGCGCGCCGCAGACCCGTTCGGCCGGCGTGCCGGCGCTCGACATCACCGCCCGCGGTGAAGCCGAGGGCGCACGCGCCTCCGTCGATGTCAGGATATCCGGCGGCGCGGCGCTCGCCTTCACCATCAACGGCCTGGTGCCGATCTCACCCCAGGGCAGCTACGACCTGCGGGCCCGCGGCACGCTCGACGCCGGCCTCGCCAATGCGACGCTCGCCGGCACCGGCCAGCGTGTCGCCGGCCGTGTCGCCGTCGACGGCACCATGCGCGGCTCACGGGTCCGGCCCGACATCCAGGGCACGGCGACGCTGTCGAACGGCGCGTTCAACGATCCGATCCAGGGCGTCGCCCTGACCGGCATCGAGGGCCGCGTCAGTGGCCGGGGCGACACCATCGTCATCGAGCGGCTGACCGCGCGGACCAAGAATGCCGGCACGATCAGCGTCAGCGGCCGGGTCGCGGCCGAACCGGAGCGCGGCTTTCCGGCCGATCTGAAGATCTCCGCCCGTAACGCCCAGCTGGTCTCGAGCGACGTCGCCGATCTCGTGGCGAGCCTCGACCTTGCCGTGTCGGGCCCCTTGTCGACGGCGCCCCGCCTGAGCGGCCGGATCGACGTGACGACGCTCGAAATCCGTGTGCCCGACCGGCTGCCGAGCGCCGCCGAGCCGCTGCGCGATGCCCGTCATGTCGCCCCGCCGCCGCAGACCCGGGCGCGGCTCGCCCAGATCGCCCGCCAGCGCGCCGCCAGCCAGCAGCGCCGCGGCGGCCGCGCCGCCTTCAATGCCGTGCTCGACCTGACCATCGATGCGCCGTCGCGCGTCTTCGTCCGCGGCCGCGGCATCGATGCCGAACTCGGCGGCACGCTCAGGCTCGCCGGCACCAGCAACGATCCGCGCGCCAATGGTGCGCTCGAGCTCCGGCGCGGCCGCTTCTCGCTGCTGACCCAGCGGCTGGATTTCACCCGCGGCCGGCTGACCTTCGGCGGTGGCGACGTGATCCCCGACCTCGACTTCGTCGCCGAGACCCGGGCCGCCGACGTCACCGCCAGCATCGCGGTGACCGGGCGCGCCACCGAGCCGCAATTCACCCTGACATCGTCGCCGGCCTTGCCGCAGGACGAGGTTCTCTCCCGCCTGCTGTTCGCCCGCGCCTCGGGCGGCCTGTCGCCGTTCCAGGCCGTGCAGCTGGCCCAGGCCGTGGCGCAGCTGGCCGGCAGCGGCGGCGGTCCGGATGCCTTCGAACGCACCCGCCGGGCGCTCGGCCTCAACGATCTCGACGTCGGCATGGGCGCCGGCGGACCGACGGTCGGCCTGACCCGCAACATCAACGACCGCCTGCGTGTCGGCGTCAGGGCCGGCACCAAGCCGGAAAATTCGGCTGTCGGTGCCGATATCGACCTGACCCGCCGCCTGCGCATCCAGACCGAGATCGGCGCCGACGGCCGCGCCGCGGTCGGCATCGGCGCCGAGATCGAATATTGA